The following proteins are encoded in a genomic region of Desulfosporosinus youngiae DSM 17734:
- the dnaG gene encoding DNA primase codes for MPEEVIEEVRSRTDIVEVISEYVSLQRKGKNYLGLCPFHSEKTPSFTVTPEKQIFYCFGCNTGGNVFSFLMKRENWSFVESVQNLASRYGVSLPEKELSPREREENRRRRRFEEIHELAANYFHELLLNAPEGEPGRRYFTKRGVDPDTMKGFRLGYAPERWDGLLNYMQERGIQPHELAENGLALERGAPDKGGGYYDRFRNRVLFSILDRRSHTIGFGGRVLDDSLPKYLNSPETAFFNKGHHLYGMHRAHQGIREKGFALLVEGYMDVIALQKAGYPNAVASLGTALTRDQAKLLRRYTERVVLLYDSDAAGIQAALRGGEILRNAGMRLDIATLTGAKDPDEFLKCYGVENFEKALSQVLSYVEFKYRTMVKEAPPQSIQEKAELVVKLAPDIVKVNSPIEREGYERFLSLELGLTLEAVQREIARLENKKPKNEYLQEYSHQKQVSSGKNRDNIKDATICKGDAVSPAPTVYLGVYRTERMLLRLLIEDISYLPRIRAELGESFWKVPAHQQIFDYLNQEGRLPVHSEEMVQSRLASLLLEEFDISQSERLLEDCIKGILSTQAEEKVEDLQARMAALEKSGDMAGAMALLKEIGERLKRGK; via the coding sequence ATGCCGGAAGAGGTTATCGAGGAAGTGCGATCGCGCACGGATATCGTTGAGGTTATATCTGAATATGTCAGCCTGCAGCGCAAGGGGAAGAATTATTTGGGACTTTGTCCGTTTCATTCGGAAAAAACCCCCAGTTTTACTGTAACCCCCGAGAAACAAATATTTTATTGTTTCGGATGCAACACCGGAGGGAATGTTTTTTCATTTCTCATGAAACGAGAGAATTGGTCCTTCGTTGAAAGTGTTCAGAACTTAGCCTCGAGATACGGCGTGTCCCTTCCGGAGAAAGAACTCTCGCCGCGTGAACGGGAAGAAAATAGACGTCGAAGGCGCTTCGAAGAAATCCACGAATTGGCAGCCAACTACTTTCATGAGCTTTTATTAAATGCGCCTGAAGGCGAACCTGGAAGACGTTACTTCACAAAGCGTGGAGTTGATCCTGATACGATGAAAGGCTTTCGTTTAGGTTATGCCCCAGAGCGCTGGGATGGGTTATTAAACTACATGCAGGAACGAGGGATTCAGCCGCATGAATTAGCAGAGAATGGGCTAGCCTTAGAAAGAGGAGCACCGGATAAAGGCGGAGGATATTATGATCGTTTCCGTAACCGCGTCCTCTTTAGTATTCTTGACCGGCGAAGCCACACCATAGGATTTGGCGGCCGGGTTTTGGATGATTCGCTTCCTAAATATCTAAATTCGCCGGAGACTGCGTTTTTCAACAAGGGTCATCACCTTTATGGGATGCATCGTGCGCATCAAGGAATACGTGAAAAAGGTTTTGCCCTGTTAGTTGAAGGTTATATGGATGTCATTGCGCTCCAGAAAGCAGGTTATCCGAATGCTGTCGCTTCTTTGGGGACAGCCTTAACACGGGATCAAGCGAAACTTTTGAGACGTTATACAGAGCGTGTCGTTTTACTCTATGATTCCGATGCAGCGGGAATCCAAGCCGCCTTAAGAGGGGGAGAGATTCTTCGAAATGCCGGAATGCGCTTGGATATCGCAACCTTAACAGGTGCGAAAGATCCTGATGAGTTCCTGAAATGTTATGGTGTGGAAAACTTTGAAAAAGCATTAAGCCAGGTTTTGAGCTATGTTGAGTTCAAATATCGGACGATGGTCAAGGAAGCGCCGCCACAGAGCATTCAGGAAAAAGCGGAATTAGTCGTGAAGCTTGCTCCTGACATTGTAAAGGTTAATAGTCCAATCGAACGAGAGGGGTACGAACGGTTTTTAAGTTTAGAACTTGGCCTTACTTTAGAAGCGGTACAACGTGAAATTGCAAGGCTGGAAAATAAAAAACCTAAAAATGAATATTTACAGGAATATTCTCATCAAAAACAGGTTAGTTCTGGAAAAAATAGAGATAATATTAAGGATGCAACTATTTGTAAAGGCGATGCCGTATCCCCTGCACCAACGGTCTATTTAGGGGTTTATCGAACAGAGCGTATGCTTTTACGTTTGCTTATAGAAGATATTTCTTATTTACCGAGAATCAGGGCTGAGCTGGGAGAATCCTTTTGGAAAGTGCCGGCCCATCAACAAATCTTTGATTATCTCAATCAGGAGGGCAGATTGCCTGTGCATAGCGAAGAAATGGTTCAAAGCCGTTTGGCCAGCTTGCTCCTGGAAGAGTTTGATATATCCCAATCTGAGCGGCTTCTAGAAGATTGTATCAAAGGAATTCTTTCTACTCAAGCAGAAGAAAAAGTTGAAGATCTTCAAGCCCGTATGGCAGCTTTAGAAAAATCCGGTGACATGGCAGGGGCTATGGCTCTGTTGAAAGAGATAGGAGAGCGGTTGAAACGTGGCAAATAG
- the rpoD gene encoding RNA polymerase sigma factor RpoD, with protein MANSKVIGTPKKDPREGGGQMNENQMIDNVQALIQKGKKKGSLSYKEIMDALQGIELSADQIDDIYQQLGRMGIDVVPEPEEVELEILNSVKVDDDDDIIEDPEEDVEEETEVDLSVPEGVGIDDPVRMYLKEIGRVPLLSADEEIELAKRMEEGDEEAKRRLAEANLRLVVSIAKRYVGRGMLFLDLIQEGNLGLIKAVEKFDYVKGFKFSTYATWWIRQAITRAIADQARTIRIPVHMVETINKLIRVSRQLLQELGREPAPEEIAKVMDIPVERVREIMKIAQEPVSLETPIGEEEDSHLGDFIPDDDAPAPAEAASFILLKEQLEEVLETLTPREEKVLRLRFGLDDGRTRTLEEVGQEFGVTRERIRQIEAKALRKLRHPSRSKKLKDYLE; from the coding sequence GTGGCAAATAGTAAGGTTATAGGCACCCCAAAAAAGGATCCGAGGGAAGGTGGGGGACAGATGAACGAAAATCAGATGATCGATAACGTCCAAGCCCTCATTCAGAAAGGAAAAAAGAAGGGATCTCTATCTTACAAGGAGATTATGGACGCTCTTCAAGGTATTGAACTTTCCGCGGATCAAATTGATGATATCTATCAACAACTTGGACGCATGGGAATAGATGTGGTGCCGGAGCCTGAGGAAGTTGAACTGGAAATTTTAAATAGTGTTAAAGTTGATGACGATGATGATATCATAGAGGACCCGGAAGAAGACGTCGAGGAAGAGACGGAAGTGGATCTTTCCGTGCCGGAGGGCGTGGGAATCGATGATCCTGTTCGCATGTACCTGAAAGAAATCGGACGAGTGCCTTTGCTCTCAGCAGATGAGGAAATTGAATTAGCAAAGCGAATGGAAGAAGGCGATGAGGAAGCTAAGCGACGCTTAGCGGAGGCTAACTTGCGGCTTGTCGTCAGTATCGCTAAGCGCTATGTGGGGCGGGGAATGCTCTTCTTGGATTTGATTCAGGAAGGCAATCTTGGTTTGATTAAAGCCGTCGAAAAATTTGACTATGTTAAAGGGTTCAAGTTCAGTACCTACGCTACTTGGTGGATTCGCCAGGCGATAACACGCGCCATTGCAGACCAAGCTCGGACCATCCGAATTCCTGTGCATATGGTTGAAACGATCAACAAACTTATCCGGGTTTCAAGGCAGTTATTGCAGGAATTGGGAAGAGAGCCGGCTCCGGAAGAAATTGCCAAGGTAATGGATATTCCAGTCGAACGAGTACGTGAAATCATGAAGATTGCTCAGGAGCCTGTATCCCTGGAGACCCCTATAGGCGAAGAGGAAGACTCCCATTTGGGCGATTTTATTCCCGATGACGATGCTCCGGCACCGGCAGAGGCTGCTTCGTTCATTCTTTTAAAGGAACAGCTGGAAGAAGTTCTCGAGACCTTAACTCCGCGGGAAGAAAAAGTGCTTAGGCTGCGTTTTGGGCTTGATGATGGGCGGACACGGACTTTGGAGGAAGTTGGACAGGAATTTGGGGTTACCCGGGAACGTATTCGTCAAATTGAAGCCAAGGCTTTGCGTAAATTGCGTCATCCAAGTCGCAGTAAAAAGCTAAAGGATTATTTAGAGTAG
- a CDS encoding Nif3-like dinuclear metal center hexameric protein, with translation MAVSVGFVAQLIEKIAPKSWAEEWDNVGLLVGSGSKTIERILITLDGTLEVVEEAKSFGAQLIVAHHPIIFRPLKNLRADNPAAQVPLRLLQHDIGYYAAHTNLDQSILSSSRVLGELLGLEKMEPLERVYNVNPTPNEEERGYGVCGYLTRPERLGFLWRNFLDRLNSSGVYSNNYELTGVRLAGSLDKEVRKVAIVNGSGARFVPKALFKGADFLITGDVDHHAVLDALEGDMAVGDLGHFLSEAPMLRAAYDYLMKEKSLQGLEIRVSSANRSPWL, from the coding sequence ATGGCAGTAAGCGTTGGTTTCGTTGCCCAGTTAATCGAAAAAATAGCTCCAAAATCCTGGGCTGAGGAGTGGGATAATGTTGGATTACTTGTCGGAAGTGGTTCAAAAACAATTGAGCGCATTCTGATTACCTTAGATGGGACATTAGAAGTAGTCGAAGAAGCGAAAAGTTTTGGAGCCCAGCTCATTGTGGCACATCACCCCATTATTTTTCGTCCTCTGAAAAACCTAAGGGCGGATAACCCTGCTGCCCAGGTTCCTCTACGTCTTTTGCAGCATGATATCGGATATTATGCCGCCCACACGAACCTGGATCAGTCTATACTTTCCTCAAGCCGGGTTCTAGGGGAATTACTGGGACTGGAAAAGATGGAACCCTTGGAGCGCGTGTATAACGTAAATCCAACACCTAATGAGGAAGAACGGGGCTATGGGGTGTGCGGATATTTGACCAGGCCAGAAAGGTTAGGGTTTTTATGGAGAAACTTTTTAGATCGTTTAAATTCTTCAGGGGTCTATTCCAATAACTATGAATTAACCGGAGTTCGTCTGGCTGGATCTTTAGACAAGGAAGTAAGGAAAGTAGCCATTGTCAATGGGAGCGGAGCGCGATTTGTACCGAAGGCGTTATTTAAGGGGGCAGATTTTCTTATTACAGGCGACGTTGATCATCATGCTGTCCTCGATGCCCTTGAAGGAGATATGGCTGTCGGTGATCTAGGGCATTTCTTAAGCGAGGCCCCGATGCTCCGAGCAGCTTATGACTATTTAATGAAAGAAAAATCTCTTCAGGGTCTGGAGATACGAGTAAGTTCGGCTAATCGTTCGCCCTGGCTATAA
- a CDS encoding MerR family transcriptional regulator, which produces MLAGFRVSQDQSRGNRTRGRRRIAALQVNGVARVSNEAKAKLVKQMNQSFTTGNSEAFKQSLESAITILSREARVSDAQIIGLRRAISALKLDQNKDDLKMLSTGDVAKKLGVSNQAVINWIETGKMKAYRSPGGHYRIPADQFRTTDEQDATSEAIFETLWAKRVGMPPIDEDDLGDL; this is translated from the coding sequence ATGTTGGCTGGTTTTCGTGTCTCCCAAGATCAATCGAGGGGTAATCGTACTCGTGGACGAAGACGAATTGCTGCACTACAGGTAAATGGGGTTGCTAGGGTTAGTAATGAGGCTAAAGCTAAACTTGTAAAGCAAATGAATCAATCGTTTACAACCGGAAATAGTGAAGCATTTAAGCAAAGCTTAGAATCTGCTATTACTATCTTATCTAGAGAGGCCAGAGTATCGGATGCTCAAATTATAGGCTTACGTCGAGCCATTAGTGCCTTAAAGCTAGACCAAAATAAAGATGACCTCAAAATGCTTAGTACCGGAGATGTCGCCAAAAAGCTTGGAGTATCTAATCAAGCAGTAATAAACTGGATAGAAACTGGAAAGATGAAAGCATATCGTTCTCCTGGAGGTCACTATCGGATACCGGCTGATCAATTCAGGACTACCGATGAGCAGGATGCAACCAGCGAAGCAATTTTTGAAACGTTATGGGCCAAGAGAGTTGGCATGCCCCCGATCGATGAAGATGATCTGGGAGACTTGTAG
- a CDS encoding GGDEF domain-containing protein: MLKDLFLNVTTIIAVVSIGNQILINQDITPSSPLKLRVFFGSMAGLLGILLMLNSVEVMPGIILDFRNIATILSAVYCGFASALITGLIIAVFRLFFYGLTYSSVVSAMAAIVIGIGCAFITKCKAGTLKKWIIMSLFVLVTPSISMAMIINDLALLIRSISIYWTGISLVSVLLYLYVRYLDLSRFLYRKYQIDSAKDHRTGLNNVRQFDNELNKIIRNIAEDSLIALLFMDIDFFKKINDTYGHQNGDKILEDLGKILLSACSHSDIVSRNGGDEFSVLMTDCPGDKVLEVAERIRVKVQDHSFYLIDGQVINITVSIGIAVYPDTVNDINLIVEKADLALYEAKRAGRNRVYLSESKP, translated from the coding sequence GTGTTAAAAGATCTTTTTTTAAACGTAACCACCATTATTGCTGTGGTTAGCATAGGAAATCAGATTCTCATCAATCAGGATATAACCCCTTCTTCTCCCTTGAAATTAAGGGTATTCTTTGGTTCGATGGCGGGTTTATTAGGAATATTGTTAATGCTCAACAGTGTTGAAGTTATGCCAGGGATTATTCTAGACTTCCGTAACATCGCTACAATTCTATCGGCAGTATACTGTGGCTTTGCATCTGCTCTAATCACAGGTTTAATAATTGCTGTTTTTCGCTTGTTTTTTTATGGGTTAACCTATTCTTCAGTGGTATCTGCCATGGCCGCCATTGTAATTGGAATTGGTTGTGCCTTTATTACCAAATGCAAAGCCGGTACTTTGAAAAAATGGATAATTATGAGTCTATTCGTCCTTGTCACGCCTAGTATTTCTATGGCTATGATAATTAATGACCTGGCGCTCTTAATCAGATCAATCTCGATCTATTGGACAGGCATCTCTTTGGTTTCAGTCCTTCTTTATCTTTATGTGCGTTATCTGGATCTATCAAGATTCCTCTATAGAAAGTATCAAATCGATTCGGCAAAGGACCATCGCACAGGATTAAATAATGTGAGACAATTTGATAATGAATTGAATAAGATCATCCGTAATATAGCTGAAGACAGTTTAATTGCCTTGCTGTTTATGGATATTGACTTCTTTAAGAAAATCAATGATACCTATGGGCATCAAAATGGAGATAAGATTCTTGAAGATCTAGGCAAAATCTTGTTAAGCGCCTGCAGTCATTCGGATATCGTATCCCGTAACGGCGGAGATGAGTTTTCCGTATTAATGACGGATTGCCCCGGTGATAAAGTGCTGGAAGTAGCGGAGCGGATCAGGGTGAAGGTGCAAGATCATAGCTTCTACTTAATCGACGGGCAAGTTATCAACATCACAGTCTCAATTGGAATTGCTGTTTACCCGGATACAGTCAACGATATTAATTTGATTGTCG
- a CDS encoding tRNA (adenine(22)-N(1))-methyltransferase, which produces MSVSVVLGPRLQTVASFVPEGAKLGDIGTDHAYLPIFLYEARRIEKAVAIDVHEGPYQSASAAVKGRNLEAVIDVRFGDGLMPLRVGEVNVLSLAGMGGRTMLDIVSARPDILKGVTDLILQPQGAEGAVRLTLLNEGWRLKTERLVEEEERIYVVMAFSKEEGWDIIELQKYEQVWRQRLQPILEKEQMLETEFRSLVHRLVWHFGPLVLEGRTNLLSKQFDEYSARLLRQIQQMKKSKSPEVMVKIREISHMLDLVEGLRRWQ; this is translated from the coding sequence ATGTCAGTGTCAGTTGTTTTAGGTCCACGGCTGCAAACCGTCGCATCGTTTGTCCCGGAGGGTGCCAAGCTTGGAGACATTGGGACAGATCATGCTTATTTGCCGATATTTCTCTATGAAGCCCGGAGAATAGAAAAAGCTGTGGCTATCGATGTCCATGAAGGGCCGTATCAATCGGCCTCGGCAGCGGTTAAAGGCCGGAACTTAGAAGCCGTTATTGATGTGAGGTTTGGGGATGGATTAATGCCGCTCAGGGTTGGGGAAGTGAATGTCTTATCTCTGGCAGGAATGGGCGGCAGAACAATGCTGGATATTGTTTCGGCAAGGCCGGATATTTTGAAAGGTGTGACTGATCTCATCCTTCAACCGCAGGGCGCAGAAGGGGCAGTTCGCCTGACGCTGCTGAATGAGGGATGGCGTTTAAAGACTGAGCGGTTGGTAGAAGAAGAGGAGCGAATTTATGTCGTTATGGCCTTTTCAAAGGAAGAAGGATGGGATATCATTGAACTGCAAAAGTACGAACAGGTTTGGCGTCAACGACTGCAGCCGATACTAGAGAAGGAGCAGATGCTGGAAACGGAGTTTCGGAGCTTAGTACATAGGCTGGTTTGGCATTTCGGACCTCTTGTTTTGGAAGGACGCACAAATCTCTTGAGCAAACAGTTTGACGAATACAGTGCCAGGTTGCTGAGGCAGATACAGCAGATGAAAAAATCAAAAAGCCCAGAGGTTATGGTTAAAATCAGAGAAATTTCACATATGCTGGATTTAGTGGAGGGATTGCGCAGATGGCAGTAA
- a CDS encoding IS1634 family transposase encodes MTKLSAPAYTFVSMPKSNVSCKKSGYVYHIGKGYRNDKGQPTSSQTIIGKYDTQTGMLIPNDNYFKIYGGKPQLRTVPIESIKNYGSYFLLKAITRESQLDTLLYRVFGEDAQSILMLAIYMALEGNVLSHCEDWMEETLTGSDVILASQECSRLLKVINEAKRNEFFRAWVHIRQQEEYLAYDITSISSYSKLNEEVEFGYNRDKEKLPQINLGMYFGETTKLPVYYRTYYGSIPDKSHLVAMMEGSDKVGIKNAHFVMDRGFFSKDNLLYLNQHTRGFIIGMPNRLVLSQEIIQAHGENVKSSRYDLGIGDVNGIALERSDYGFRCRVHLLYSDEKMADEKYRFKIDFKKWQASIAKGLIPREAEPFFHITKDKKDTVLSVEANHEVIDAYMRTMGYFLVMSTDFQKSTADILEIYRMKDVIEKSFDSLKNDLDMKRLRIHSAQAEEGKMFLAFLALILRTYVFNTIKPYILKKRLSLDRIFIEMRKIKVVVHPSGVMMHNPLTKKQKDILAYFNQSEESVTESLKHILKYQSVF; translated from the coding sequence ATGACGAAACTCTCAGCACCCGCATACACCTTCGTCTCCATGCCGAAAAGCAATGTCTCCTGCAAGAAGTCAGGATATGTGTACCATATTGGCAAAGGCTATCGAAATGACAAAGGCCAGCCGACGAGTTCCCAAACCATCATCGGCAAATATGACACGCAAACCGGTATGTTGATTCCAAACGATAATTATTTCAAGATTTACGGCGGGAAACCACAGCTAAGGACTGTTCCGATCGAGAGCATCAAGAATTATGGAAGCTACTTTCTGTTGAAGGCAATCACCCGGGAATCTCAGCTGGATACGTTGCTGTACAGAGTCTTCGGCGAAGATGCCCAAAGTATCTTAATGCTGGCCATCTATATGGCTCTGGAAGGCAATGTTTTGTCTCATTGTGAGGACTGGATGGAGGAAACGCTCACTGGAAGCGATGTTATCCTTGCATCTCAAGAATGCTCAAGGCTTCTGAAAGTTATTAATGAAGCTAAGCGCAATGAATTTTTCCGAGCATGGGTCCATATACGCCAACAGGAAGAATACCTAGCCTATGATATAACCTCCATTTCTTCCTATAGCAAGCTCAATGAAGAGGTGGAATTTGGTTATAACCGCGACAAGGAGAAACTACCGCAGATCAATCTGGGCATGTACTTTGGCGAGACGACGAAGCTACCGGTCTATTATCGAACCTATTACGGCAGTATCCCTGATAAAAGCCATTTAGTCGCCATGATGGAAGGCAGTGATAAGGTTGGCATTAAGAACGCGCATTTTGTGATGGACAGAGGGTTTTTTAGCAAAGACAATCTGCTTTATCTGAACCAACATACCCGTGGGTTTATTATCGGTATGCCCAATAGGCTGGTTCTATCTCAAGAGATTATTCAGGCCCATGGCGAAAACGTCAAGAGTTCGCGTTATGATCTGGGCATTGGCGATGTTAATGGCATAGCCCTTGAGCGCAGTGATTATGGCTTTCGCTGTCGAGTCCATCTCCTGTATTCCGATGAAAAAATGGCGGATGAAAAATACCGTTTCAAGATAGACTTCAAGAAGTGGCAAGCCTCCATAGCCAAAGGGCTCATTCCTCGTGAGGCGGAACCGTTTTTTCATATCACCAAAGACAAAAAGGATACTGTCCTCAGCGTAGAAGCCAACCACGAGGTCATCGATGCCTATATGCGGACCATGGGATATTTTCTAGTGATGAGTACGGATTTTCAGAAAAGCACGGCGGACATCCTGGAGATTTATAGGATGAAGGACGTCATCGAAAAATCCTTTGACAGTCTAAAAAATGATTTAGATATGAAACGATTAAGAATTCATTCCGCGCAGGCGGAAGAAGGAAAGATGTTTTTAGCCTTTCTGGCGTTGATTCTGAGGACGTATGTGTTCAATACGATAAAGCCCTATATCCTCAAGAAGCGTCTCTCCCTAGATAGAATCTTTATCGAAATGCGCAAGATCAAAGTCGTCGTCCACCCATCGGGGGTGATGATGCACAACCCGCTGACGAAAAAGCAAAAAGATATTCTTGCCTACTTTAATCAATCGGAAGAGAGTGTCACAGAAAGCTTAAAACACATCCTCAAGTATCAAAGTGTCTTCTGA
- a CDS encoding GerMN domain-containing protein yields MYRRSFVTVIFTIFCLVLAGAFLTGCNTKTQAEKPPAGETTPPTPPVAENPKPTPQNVELTLYFPNSDASGLIPTKRTIELTDQEVINAMFIELGNPPSGLEKPLPSGTKLLDATVNADGVATINLSADFKKNFGGGSAGEQMTMYSIVNTLTTLPNVQSVQFLLEGEKHDGILGHLDTRDPIKPNASLIIKS; encoded by the coding sequence ATGTATAGACGATCATTTGTAACTGTCATTTTCACGATCTTTTGCCTGGTCTTGGCCGGCGCCTTTCTAACAGGGTGTAATACCAAAACACAAGCTGAGAAACCACCGGCTGGTGAAACAACCCCCCCAACTCCTCCGGTTGCGGAAAACCCTAAGCCTACCCCTCAAAATGTGGAATTAACCCTATATTTTCCCAATTCAGATGCCAGTGGATTAATCCCTACAAAGCGAACAATAGAACTTACGGATCAAGAAGTGATTAACGCAATGTTTATTGAGTTGGGCAATCCCCCTTCAGGATTAGAAAAACCACTTCCTTCCGGAACCAAGCTTCTGGACGCGACCGTCAATGCTGATGGAGTAGCAACCATTAATCTCTCCGCAGACTTTAAAAAGAACTTCGGAGGCGGTTCTGCCGGTGAACAAATGACGATGTATAGTATCGTAAACACGCTGACAACCCTTCCAAACGTTCAAAGTGTTCAATTTCTTTTGGAGGGCGAGAAACACGATGGCATTCTAGGTCATTTAGACACCAGAGACCCAATTAAACCTAATGCCAGCCTAATTATAAAGTCCTAG
- a CDS encoding SCP2 sterol-binding domain-containing protein: MSVRAELQELVAKMNANPERIASEKDRVFQINLEESGALQIIFKAGHVDIAEGANPDAEVTLILNEKNFSKLLNDKLNTTMAFMTGSLKVEGKLGLALKLQEIVKLYQ; this comes from the coding sequence ATGTCTGTCAGAGCTGAGTTACAAGAACTTGTAGCAAAAATGAATGCCAATCCTGAACGTATTGCTTCCGAAAAAGACCGCGTCTTCCAAATTAATTTGGAGGAAAGCGGAGCCTTACAAATTATCTTTAAGGCTGGCCATGTGGATATCGCCGAGGGGGCTAATCCAGATGCAGAAGTCACACTAATCCTTAATGAGAAAAACTTCTCCAAGTTACTTAACGACAAGCTCAATACTACGATGGCATTTATGACGGGAAGCTTAAAGGTGGAAGGAAAATTAGGCTTAGCCTTAAAGCTTCAAGAAATTGTGAAGTTATATCAATAA
- a CDS encoding thiamine pyrophosphate-binding protein — translation MVLWGTEGQVKHYFADELNKEVEMTGAQFIVKFLEHKRVTHVYGIPEAAMLSFYEAVLEREQMHSINVRQEQTAIFMADGYARSTGKAGICATTSGFGVTDFLTGLDSAYRDSIPLIAFVAQASKNLKGRDGFQEGSMIEMARPVTKAAYLVTKTADLPKIMSEAWKLATQGRKGPVLIDIPPNVQKGLLMINFEDYMEEETNEQDDLLQVTELQLQEVLTMIEEAERPVLMAGEGVAHGSATEELIDLAQLLQIPVISSVMGKDGFPNYHRLYAGMAGTLCQTPLGCKTLLESDLIMNLGGRFATQSAEEMDAYGNDRKIIHIAGDEKEILSHVSAEVVIAADLKKFVRMLNRFIRSRDYKPTPKALERIESLQIERAGLSRQTEFESGPLKPERAIAELRKGLRPDAIVTLDNRLIRIWAGQLYETYEPRTFLVGGRAGNPAWGIGAALGAQLAYPERQVVNLIGNAGLSMSLQELSTAAKHNIPIVVVVLQKGLGLVNVAKGMGVEAELVERPEQIADALVRAFSSYRPYLIEILVDTDEQYPVPTDETRSA, via the coding sequence ATGGTGCTTTGGGGAACAGAAGGTCAAGTAAAACATTATTTTGCAGATGAGCTGAATAAAGAAGTTGAAATGACAGGCGCACAATTTATTGTTAAGTTTTTGGAGCATAAAAGAGTAACCCATGTTTATGGTATTCCTGAAGCAGCTATGCTTTCCTTTTATGAGGCGGTATTGGAGAGGGAGCAAATGCATTCAATTAATGTTCGTCAGGAGCAAACAGCAATTTTTATGGCAGATGGCTATGCAAGGTCCACTGGAAAAGCAGGGATTTGTGCAACGACGTCTGGTTTTGGAGTGACTGATTTTCTGACAGGCCTTGATAGTGCTTATAGAGATTCAATCCCATTAATTGCCTTTGTAGCACAAGCTTCTAAGAACTTAAAAGGAAGAGATGGTTTTCAAGAAGGATCGATGATAGAAATGGCCAGGCCGGTTACTAAGGCGGCCTACCTCGTAACAAAAACGGCTGATTTGCCAAAGATAATGAGTGAGGCTTGGAAATTAGCGACTCAAGGCAGGAAGGGACCCGTCCTAATCGATATTCCGCCTAATGTCCAAAAAGGATTACTAATGATTAATTTTGAAGACTATATGGAAGAAGAAACAAACGAGCAGGATGATTTATTACAAGTCACAGAGCTCCAGCTTCAAGAAGTGTTGACAATGATTGAGGAGGCAGAAAGGCCGGTGCTGATGGCTGGAGAAGGGGTTGCACATGGAAGTGCAACTGAAGAACTCATAGACTTAGCCCAATTACTTCAGATCCCGGTCATATCCTCAGTGATGGGTAAAGATGGCTTTCCAAATTATCACCGTTTATATGCGGGGATGGCAGGAACACTCTGCCAAACTCCGCTGGGCTGTAAGACGCTTCTAGAATCAGATCTGATCATGAATCTAGGTGGGCGATTCGCTACTCAGAGTGCGGAGGAAATGGATGCCTACGGAAACGATCGTAAGATTATACACATCGCCGGCGACGAAAAAGAAATCTTGAGCCATGTCTCCGCTGAAGTTGTGATAGCCGCTGATCTGAAAAAGTTCGTCCGGATGTTGAACAGGTTTATCCGTAGTCGTGATTATAAACCAACACCAAAGGCTTTAGAAAGAATCGAATCTCTTCAAATAGAAAGAGCCGGTTTGTCTCGTCAGACGGAATTTGAGAGCGGTCCCCTCAAACCAGAGCGGGCGATTGCTGAGCTGAGAAAAGGGCTGCGGCCGGATGCCATTGTTACTTTGGATAATAGGTTAATTCGAATCTGGGCCGGTCAATTATATGAGACCTATGAACCTCGAACGTTTTTAGTCGGTGGCCGAGCCGGTAACCCAGCGTGGGGGATAGGTGCCGCATTGGGCGCACAGCTCGCATACCCGGAACGGCAGGTTGTAAACTTAATAGGGAACGCGGGTCTGAGTATGTCCCTTCAAGAACTTAGTACGGCTGCAAAGCATAATATTCCGATTGTTGTCGTTGTCCTCCAGAAGGGGTTAGGACTTGTGAATGTAGCCAAAGGAATGGGTGTAGAGGCTGAATTGGTTGAAAGGCCTGAGCAGATCGCGGATGCCTTAGTAAGGGCGTTTAGTTCCTATCGTCCTTACCTGATTGAGATCTTAGTTGACACGGATGAACAATACCCGGTTCCGACGGATGAAACGAGAAGCGCGTGA